Proteins from a single region of Salipiger sp. H15:
- the rpmB gene encoding 50S ribosomal protein L28, giving the protein MSRVCELTGKGPMTGHNVSHANNKTKRRFLPNLNDVTLQSETLGRGVKLRISASALRSVDHRGGLDKFLAKAKDVELSANALKVKKEIAKAQAAQA; this is encoded by the coding sequence ATGTCGCGCGTATGCGAACTGACCGGCAAAGGCCCGATGACGGGCCACAACGTGAGCCACGCTAACAACAAGACCAAGCGTCGCTTTCTGCCGAACCTGAATGATGTGACCCTGCAGTCCGAGACCCTCGGCCGCGGCGTCAAACTGCGCATCTCGGCTTCGGCCCTGCGTTCGGTCGACCACCGTGGTGGCCTCGACAAGTTCCTCGCCAAGGCGAAGGATGTCGAACTCAGCGCCAATGCCCTGAAAGTGAAGAAAGAAATCGCGAAGGCACAGGCCGCTCAGGCCTGA
- the meaB gene encoding methylmalonyl Co-A mutase-associated GTPase MeaB, with protein MDIEDLAARIEEGERRALARAITLVESARADHRAQATALLERLRAKGREGLRIGLSGTPGVGKSTFIEAFGMMLTAQGLKVAVLAVDPSSARSGGSILGDKTRMERLSRDPSAFIRPSPSQTQLGGVARRTREAIGLCEAAGFDVILIETVGVGQSETMVAEMSDLFLLLLAPAGGDELQGVKRGIMESADIILVNKADGELKSAATRTCADYAGALRLLRKRPQDPEGFPKALTVSALEEAGLSKAWEEMQALVFWRRESGQFEARRAEQARHWFEAEVREGLLSRLRQEPVRGAMAALAIRVEEGSLSPARAAEEILQTYLRGFAGKGP; from the coding sequence ATGGATATCGAGGATCTGGCGGCGCGCATCGAGGAGGGCGAGCGGCGGGCGCTGGCGCGGGCGATCACCCTCGTCGAGAGCGCGCGGGCCGATCACCGGGCGCAGGCGACGGCGCTGCTCGAGCGGTTGCGGGCCAAGGGGCGCGAGGGGCTGAGGATCGGGCTTTCGGGCACGCCCGGGGTCGGCAAGTCGACCTTTATCGAGGCCTTCGGCATGATGCTGACCGCGCAGGGGCTGAAGGTGGCGGTGCTGGCGGTGGACCCGTCCTCGGCGCGCTCGGGCGGATCGATTCTCGGCGACAAGACCCGCATGGAGCGGCTCTCGCGCGATCCCTCGGCCTTCATCCGCCCCTCGCCGTCGCAGACGCAGCTCGGCGGCGTCGCGCGGCGCACGCGCGAGGCGATCGGGCTCTGCGAGGCGGCGGGATTCGACGTGATCCTGATCGAGACCGTGGGGGTGGGCCAGTCCGAGACCATGGTGGCCGAGATGTCCGACCTCTTCCTGCTGCTGCTCGCCCCGGCCGGCGGCGACGAGCTGCAGGGGGTCAAGCGCGGCATCATGGAGAGCGCCGACATCATCCTCGTCAACAAGGCCGATGGCGAGCTGAAGTCCGCCGCGACCCGCACCTGCGCCGATTACGCCGGGGCGCTGCGGCTCCTGCGCAAGCGGCCGCAGGATCCCGAGGGCTTTCCCAAGGCGCTGACCGTCTCGGCGCTCGAGGAGGCGGGGCTTTCGAAAGCCTGGGAGGAGATGCAGGCGCTGGTCTTCTGGCGGCGCGAGAGCGGGCAGTTCGAGGCCCGCCGGGCCGAGCAGGCGCGGCACTGGTTCGAGGCGGAGGTGCGCGAGGGGCTGCTCTCGCGGCTGCGCCAGGAACCGGTCCGGGGGGCCATGGCGGCGCTGGCGATCCGGGTCGAGGAAGGCTCGCTCAGCCCCGCCCGCGCGGCGGAGGAAATCCTTCAGACCTATCTGCGCGGCTTTGCCGGGAAGGGCCCTTGA